A window of Sander vitreus isolate 19-12246 chromosome 18, sanVit1, whole genome shotgun sequence contains these coding sequences:
- the erh gene encoding enhancer of rudimentary homolog, whose protein sequence is MSHTILLVQPTKRPEGRTYADYESVNECMEGVCKMYEEHLKRMNPNSPSITYDISQLFDFIDDLADLSCLVYRADTQTYQPYNKDWIKEKIYVLLRRQAQQAAK, encoded by the exons ATG TCGCACACAATTTTGCTTGTCCAACCAACCAAGAGACCCGAGGGCCGCACATACGCTGACTATGAGTCAGTGAATGAATGTATGGAAG GTGTTTGCAAAATGTATGAAGAGCATCTCAAGAGGATGAATCCAAACAGTCCCTCCATCACTTATGACATTAGTCAGTTGTTTGACTTTATTGACGATTTGGCAGATCTGAGCTGTCTTGT GTACAGAGCTGACACTCAAACATACCAACCATACAACAAAGACTGGATCAAGGAAAAGATATATGTCCTGCTGCGGCGTCAGGCTCAGCAGGCAGCAAAGTAA
- the paplnb gene encoding papilin b, proteoglycan-like sulfated glycoprotein, whose protein sequence is MKTLQVLVLLQLLAVPAITLTQPTHDYWGEFGAYGPCSRTCGTGVAMRTRKCITSRTDGGHNCIGSSKSFRTCNTHECPVGSRDFREEQCSQFDRMDFQSKRQTWVPYYGASNPCELTCVPRGENFFYRHRPAVVDGTPCYVGRTDICVDGICRLLIQGEFMGLDEDTNSIHSAAPIAVAPHPRETLTYIYKTGVYEQCSASCNGGMQYRNVECWVQDPVNPRVVEESYCITQRLQRPHSQQHCNMHPCAAEYSVSSFSVCSVTCGEGQQTREVTCVGSGGERLADHACSGLARPTSVQSCRRPACHTHITWHVTDYGLCTRSCGGGVRERRVGCFDTDLNPYSEARCGTASRPLSVETCNAQPCPRAQMVPSVQDPRADESTIRGFVPHVPGDPSASRPQTNIDTYPPVIGPRCAQSFYGCCPDGQTSATGPGNEGCSQDDCVRTRYGCCLDGVTPAQGFGRAGCPEYLIAVQQQPPPAPPSTGNMCSMPRDEGPCDTWMVRFYYHSGTGKCTEFWYGSCQGNANNFVSLEACQRECGGVATPRGTPRRGSTSGALRARS, encoded by the exons ATGAAGACCCTACAAGTCCTGGTTCTCctacagctgctggctgtaccTGCTATCACT CTGACACAGCCAACCCATGACTACTGGGGAGAGTTTGGAGCCTATGGGCCCTGCAGCCGCACCTGTGGCACAGGAGTGGCGATGCGAACCAGGAAATGTATCACTTCGAG GACAGATGGGGGACATAACTGCATAGGCTCCTCTAAGTCCTTCAGAACCTGCAACACACAT GAATGTCCAGTTGGATCAAGGGACTTCAGGGAGGAGCAGTGCTCCCAGTTCGACAGAATGGACTTTCAGAGCAAGCGGCAGACATGGGTGCCTTATTATGGAG CATCCAATCCATGTGAGCTGACCTGTGTCCCAAGAGGAGAGAACTTCTTCTACCGACACAGACCTGCAGTGGTGGATGGGACGCCATGCTATGTGGGCCGCACTGATATCTGTGTGGACGGCATCTGCAGG TTACTGATCCAGGGAGAGTTTATGGGCTTGGATGAGGACACTAATTCCATACACTCTGCTGCCCCCATTGCTGTTGCTCCTCACCCAAGGGAGACACTCACATATATCTACAAAACTGGTGTCTATGAACAATGCTCTGCCTCATGCAATGGAGGCATGCAGTATCGCAACGTGGAGTGTTGGGTTCAGGACCCAGTGAACCCCCGTGTGGTGGAAGAGTCTTACTGCATCACCCAGCGCCTGCAGAGGCCACACAGCCAGCAGCACTGCAACATGCATCCGTGTGCTGCGGAGTACAGTGTCTCCAGCTTCAGTGTG TGCTCGGTGACTTGTGGGGAGGGCCAGCAGACAAGGGAGGTGACCTGTGTTGGGTCGGGTGGTGAACGTCTGGCTGACCATGCCTGTAGTGGACTGGCAAGACCCACTTCTGTCCAGTCCTGCCGCAGACctgcctgtcacacacacatcacctgGCATGTGACTGACTACGGACTG tgcACCAGAAGCTGCGGTGGTGGTGTGAGGGAGAGGAGAGTGGGCTGTTTTGACACAGATTTAAACCCTTACTCAGAGGCCCGCTGTGGAACAGCTAGCAGACCTCTCTCTGTGGAGACATGCAACGCACAGCCATGTCCCAGAGCACAGA TGGTCCCAAGTGTACAGGACCCAAGGGCAGATGAAAGCACCATAAGAGGATTTGTGCCCCATGTTCCAGGAGACCCTTCAG CTTCCAGGCCACAGACAAACATTGATACCTACCCTCCTGTGATTGGTCCTCGCTGTGCACAGTCATTCTATGGCTGCTGTCCTGACGGCCAAACATCTGCCACAGGGCCAGGAAACGAGGGCTGCTCCCAAGATGACTGTGTTCGCACTAG GTACGGCTGTTGTTTGGATGGTGTGACTCCAGCTCAAGGATTTGGAAGGGCTGGATGTCCTGAGTACCTGATAGCTGTG CAACAACAACCACCTCCTGCCCCTCCATCCACTGGTAATATGTGCTCCATGCCTCGTGATGAGGGCCCCTGTGATACTTGGATGGTCCGCTTCTACTATCACTCAGGCACTGGCAAATGTACTGAGTTCTGGTATGGAAGCTGCCAGGGAAATGCTAATAACTTTGTGTCCCTGGAAGCATGCCAGAGAGAGTGTGGGGGTGTGGCGACCCCAAGAGGGACCCCAAGGAGAGGGTCAACCAGTGGTGCTTTGAGGGCAAGGTCATAA
- the LOC144533658 gene encoding uncharacterized protein LOC144533658, whose translation MASKADLESEAQAIDDTKVGTLDTSGFEVTGDRLEQLMKSMEVLLSDVEKLRSHCSHQATELIRAAVDLRQQQEELKEGYSELSREMQGIIDTVDDLFNTKSAFEVTEKQAEKLGRQL comes from the coding sequence ATGGCGTCAAAGGCAGACCTGGAGTCCGAGGCCCAGGCTATAGACGACACCAAGGTCGGGACCCTGGACACATCCGGGTTCGAGGTAACCGGCGACCGGCTGGAGCAGCTGATGAAGAGCATGGAGGTGCTGTTGTCGGACGTGGAGAAGCTGCGGAGCCACTGCAGCCACCAGGCCACTGAGCTGATTCGTGCGGCGGTGGACCTGAGGCAGCAGCAAGAAGAGCTAAAGGAGGGTTACTCTGAGTTGTCTAGAGAGATGCAGGGGATCATAGATACAGTGGACGACCTGTTCAACACCAAGAGTGCCTTCGAAGTCACAGAGAAGCAAGCAGAGAAACTGGGCCGGCAGCTCTGA